In Penaeus monodon isolate SGIC_2016 chromosome 15, NSTDA_Pmon_1, whole genome shotgun sequence, a genomic segment contains:
- the LOC119582038 gene encoding acetylcholine receptor subunit alpha-like: protein MTDGPYSTTCRIHGSTNIHDDGYALENSDKSPTFRPFQHNLPHCSPEVHRTCWCVNFIAEHTRLKEDSTKVKEDWKYVAMVLDRLFLWIFTLAVLVGTAGIILQAPSLYDDRVPLDKKLSEVFRAHPSNN from the exons ATGACCGACGGGCCTTACTCCACCACCTGTCGCATCCACGGCTCCACCAACATCCACGACGACGGCTACGCCCTTGAAAACTCGGACAAGAGCCCCACCTTCCGGCCCTTCCAGCATAACCTGCCCCACTGCTCGCCCGAGGTTCACCGCACGTGTTGGTGTGTCAACTTCATCGCGGAGCACACGAGACTCAAGGAGGATTCAACGAAG GTGAAGGAAGATTGGAAATACGTGGCCATGGTACTGGACCGGCTTTTCCTGTGGATCTTCACCCTGGCAGTGCTGGTGGGCACGGCTGGCATCATCCTGCAGGCACCCTCGCTGTATGACGACCGCGTTCCCCTCGACAAGAAACTCAGCGAGGTGTTCCGAGCTCATCCTTCCAATAACTAA